In one Silene latifolia isolate original U9 population chromosome 10, ASM4854445v1, whole genome shotgun sequence genomic region, the following are encoded:
- the LOC141605329 gene encoding xyloglucan endotransglucosylase/hydrolase protein 22-like, with protein sequence MAKLATPSLIIVIVVLACMISAAFGVADLYRNIDVTWGDGRGKILNNGQLLTLSLDKTSGSGLQSKSQYLFGKIDMQLKLVPGNSAGTVTTYYLSSQGPTHDEIDMEFLGNVTGQPYTLHTNVFSQGKGGREQQFRLWFDPTADFHTYSILWNPQSIIFSVDRTPIREFKNRESIGVAFPNKQPMRVYSSLWDAEDWATQGGRVKTDWSKAPFTAAYRNYNADACVWARGKSSCRGATWMNQQLDATSYKRMQWVQKNYMIYNYCTDFQRFPQGLPKECTASKF encoded by the exons ATGGCTAAACTTGCTACTCCATCCTTAATCATTGTTATTGTAGTACTTGCTTGTATGATTTCCGCGGCTTTTGGTGTAGCCGATCTCTATAGAAATATAGACGTCACTTGGGGCGATGGTCGTGGCAAGATCCTTAACAACGGTCAGCTTCTGACATTGTCCCTAGACAAGACCTCTGGGTCCGGTTTACAGTCCAAGAGCCAATACCTCTTTGGAAAGATCGATATGCAACTTAAACTCGTTCCTGGCAACTCTGCTGGAACCGTCACTACCTATTAT TTATCATCCCAAGGACCTACACATGACGAGATAGACATGGAATTCCTAGGCAATGTTACCGGTCAGCCTTACACTCTACACACCAACGTATTCAGCCAAGGCAAAGGTGGCCGGGAACAACAATTCCGTCTCTGGTTTGACCCCACTGCTGACTTCCACACCTACTCCATCCTCTGGAATCCTCAAAGCATCAT ATTTTCAGTGGACAGAACACCCATTAGAGAGTTCAAGAACAGGGAATCAATAGGAGTAGCATTCCCAAACAAACAGCCAATGAGGGTATATTCAAGTCTATGGGACGCCGAAGACTGGGCCACCCAAGGCGGGCGAGTCAAGACAGATTGGAGCAAGGCCCCATTTACAGCTGCATACAGGAACTACAACGCGGATGCGTGTGTTTGGGCCAGGGGTAAGTCTTCTTGCCGTGGTGCGACCTGGATGAACCAACAGCTTGACGCTACGAGCTATAAGAGAATGCAGTGGGTTCAGAAGAACTATATGATTTACAACTATTGTACTGATTTTCAAAGGTTTCCTCAGGGTCTTCCTAAAGAATGTACTGCCTCTAAGTTTTAG